In Balaenoptera acutorostrata chromosome 19, mBalAcu1.1, whole genome shotgun sequence, the following proteins share a genomic window:
- the ZFP1 gene encoding zinc finger protein 1 homolog isoform X3, whose product MEVWKADDQMERDHRNPDEQARPFIIFKNQTPIEERDNLFGKTLNLSTDFVSLRQVPYKYDLYEKTLRYNSDLLTSDRSYIRKKDDDCNGFGKALLYLKQEKTHTGVEYSEYNRSGKAFSHKEGIFKHQKIRNLVQPFICNYCDKAFSFKSLLISHKRIHTGEKPYECNVCKKTFSHKANLIKHQRIHTGEKPFECLECGKAFTHQSNLIVHQRAHMEKKPYECSECGKTFAQKFELTTHQRIHTGERPYECNECAKTFFKKSNLIIHQKIHTGEKRYECSECGKSFIQNSQLIIHMRTHTGEKPYECTECGKTFSQRSTLRLHLRIHTGEKPYECSECGKAFSRKSRLSVHQRVHTGDKP is encoded by the exons ATGG AGGTATGGAAGGCTGATGACCAGATGGAGAGGGACCACAGAAACCCAGATGAGCAGGCAAGGCCATTTATAATCTTTAAGAACCAAACCCCAATTGAAGAAAGAGATAATCTCTTTGGAAAAACACTTAATCTTAGCACAGACTTTGTTTCTTTAAGACAAGTACCCTATAAATATGACTTATATGAAAaaactttgagatataattcagacTTACTTACTAGCGATAGAAGCTATATAAGAAAGAAAGACGATGACTGTAACGGATTTGGAAAAGCACTCCTCTATCTGAAGCAAGAGAAAACCCATACTGGAGTGGAATACTCTGAATATAATAGAAGTGGAAAAGCCTTCAGCCATAAAGAAGGCATTTTTAAACACCAGAAAATCAGAAATTTGGTGCAACCTTTTATCTGTAATTATTGTGACAAGGCGTTCTCATTTAAATCACTCCTTATTAGTCATAAGAGAATACATACTGGAGAAAAACCTTATGAATGTAATGTGTGTAAGAAAACCTTCTCCCATAAGGCAAACCTCATTAAACATCAGAGAATCCATACTGGGGAGAAACCCTTTGAATGTCTTGAATGTGGAAAAGCTTTCACCCACCAGTCAAACCTCATTGTACACCAGCGAGCACATATGGAGAAGAAGCCCTACGAATGCAGTGAATGTGGCAAGACCTTTGCCCAGAAATTTGAACTTACTACAcaccagagaattcatactggagaacGACCCTATGAGTGTAATGAATGTGCCAAAACCTTCTTCAAGAAATCAAACCTCATTATACACCAGAAAATTCACACAGGGGAGAAACGctatgagtgcagtgaatgtggaaaaTCCTTTATCCAGAACTCACAACTCATTATACATATGAGAACTCAtactggagaaaaaccctatgaatgtactGAATGCGGCAAAACATTCAGCCAGAGGTCAACTCTTAGATTACATTTGCGAatccacacaggagagaaaccatatgagTGTTctgaatgtgggaaggccttcagcAGGAAGTCCCGACTCAGTGTCCATCAGAGGGTTCATACCGGGGATAAACCCTGA